Proteins encoded together in one Bosea sp. (in: a-proteobacteria) window:
- a CDS encoding FAD-binding oxidoreductase, whose amino-acid sequence MATPDVIVIGAGVVGLSAAIAAQGRGLTVTVVDREGPAAGASAGNAGAFAFTDILPLASPGILRKAPKWLLDPLGPLSVPPAYALSIAPWMFRFWRACSPARVAQSTAAQTALMDLSKAELEPFLHETGTFAMLRKEGNLQVYEGEAELKASLPGWQAREEHGIDFRHLDAAGMAEIQPGLAPRFTHGTFTPGWYSIADPKLYTLALAEAFRARGGTIEQAEVVSLAPRGEAIALGTHDGRTREAGRIVLAAGAFSHRIALSLGERIPLETERGYNTTLPPDAFDLRTQVTFGGHGFVVSRLSSGIRVGGAVELGGLKLPPNFRRSEAMLAKARAFLPGLKPEGGVQWMGFRPSLPDSLPAIGRARATPRVVHAFGHGHLGLTQAAGTARLVADLLTGRAPAIDIAAFSPQRF is encoded by the coding sequence ATGGCCACTCCCGATGTCATCGTCATAGGCGCCGGCGTGGTCGGCCTCTCCGCCGCGATCGCGGCGCAGGGGCGCGGCCTCACGGTCACCGTCGTGGATCGCGAGGGACCGGCGGCGGGCGCCTCGGCGGGGAACGCCGGCGCCTTCGCCTTCACCGACATCCTGCCGCTCGCCTCGCCCGGCATCCTGCGCAAGGCGCCGAAATGGCTGCTCGACCCGCTCGGGCCGCTCTCGGTGCCGCCGGCCTATGCGCTCAGCATCGCGCCCTGGATGTTCCGCTTCTGGCGGGCCTGCTCGCCCGCCCGCGTGGCGCAGTCGACCGCGGCCCAGACCGCGCTGATGGATCTGTCCAAGGCCGAGCTCGAGCCTTTCCTGCACGAGACCGGCACCTTCGCCATGCTGCGCAAGGAGGGCAACCTCCAGGTCTATGAAGGCGAGGCCGAGCTGAAGGCGTCGCTCCCCGGCTGGCAGGCCCGCGAGGAGCACGGCATCGACTTCCGCCATCTCGACGCCGCCGGCATGGCCGAGATCCAGCCCGGCCTCGCGCCGCGCTTCACCCACGGCACCTTCACCCCCGGCTGGTATTCGATCGCCGATCCGAAGCTCTACACGCTCGCCCTCGCCGAGGCCTTCCGCGCCCGCGGCGGCACGATCGAGCAGGCGGAGGTCGTGAGCCTTGCGCCGCGCGGCGAGGCCATCGCGCTCGGCACGCATGACGGCCGCACGCGGGAGGCGGGGCGCATCGTGCTTGCCGCCGGGGCCTTCTCGCACCGCATCGCGCTGAGCCTCGGCGAGCGCATCCCGCTCGAAACCGAGCGCGGCTACAACACGACGCTGCCGCCCGACGCCTTCGACCTGAGGACGCAGGTGACCTTCGGCGGCCACGGCTTCGTCGTCAGCCGGCTGTCGAGCGGCATCCGCGTCGGCGGCGCGGTCGAGCTCGGCGGGCTCAAGCTGCCGCCGAACTTCCGCCGCTCGGAGGCGATGCTGGCCAAGGCCCGCGCCTTCCTGCCGGGCCTGAAGCCCGAGGGCGGCGTGCAGTGGATGGGCTTTCGCCCCTCGCTGCCGGACAGCCTGCCGGCGATCGGACGGGCGCGGGCGACGCCGCGCGTCGTCCACGCCTTCGGCCACGGCCATCTCGGCCTGACGCAAGCGGCCGGCACCGCCCGCCTCGTCGCGGACCTCTTGACCGGCCGGGCGCCCGCCATCGACATCGCAGCCTTTTCCCCCCAGCGCTTCTGA
- a CDS encoding dihydrodipicolinate synthase family protein produces the protein MKAKIFSGVIPALMTPCKADRTPDFDGLVRKGKELIAAGMSAVVYCGSMGDWPLLTDAERMEGVERLVKAGIPVIVGTGAVNTAVAVAHAAHARKVGAQGLMVIPRVLSRATVVAAQKAHFKAILSAAPDLPAVIYNSPYYGYATRADLFFALRAEHPNLIGFKEFGGADDMRYAAENITSRDDDVSLMIGIDTTVVHGYVNCGATGAITGIGNVLPKEVLHLCALSVAAAAGDATARRRALELEQALGVLSSFDAGPDLVLYFKHMMVMKGDKEYTLHFNETDALTDSQRGYCEAQLKLFDAWYADWSKEADAARKHAA, from the coding sequence ATGAAGGCCAAGATTTTTTCCGGCGTGATCCCCGCGCTGATGACCCCTTGCAAGGCGGACCGCACGCCCGATTTCGACGGGCTGGTGCGCAAGGGCAAGGAACTGATCGCGGCGGGCATGTCCGCGGTGGTCTATTGCGGCTCGATGGGTGACTGGCCGCTGCTCACCGACGCGGAGCGCATGGAAGGCGTCGAGCGACTGGTGAAGGCCGGCATCCCGGTCATCGTCGGCACCGGCGCGGTCAACACCGCCGTGGCCGTGGCGCATGCCGCGCACGCCCGGAAGGTCGGCGCCCAGGGCCTGATGGTGATCCCGCGCGTCCTCTCGCGCGCAACCGTCGTCGCCGCCCAGAAGGCTCACTTCAAGGCGATCCTCTCCGCCGCCCCCGATCTGCCGGCGGTGATCTACAACAGCCCCTATTACGGCTACGCCACCCGCGCCGACCTGTTCTTCGCGCTGCGCGCCGAGCACCCGAACCTGATCGGCTTCAAGGAGTTCGGCGGCGCCGACGACATGCGCTACGCGGCCGAGAACATCACCAGCCGCGACGACGACGTCTCGCTGATGATCGGCATCGACACCACCGTCGTCCACGGCTACGTCAACTGCGGCGCGACCGGGGCGATCACCGGCATCGGCAACGTGCTGCCGAAGGAAGTGCTGCATCTGTGCGCGCTGTCGGTGGCCGCAGCCGCCGGCGACGCCACCGCGCGCCGCCGCGCGCTGGAGCTGGAGCAGGCGCTCGGCGTGCTCTCCTCCTTCGATGCGGGCCCTGACCTCGTCCTCTACTTCAAGCATATGATGGTGATGAAGGGCGACAAGGAATACACCCTGCACTTCAACGAGACCGATGCCTTGACCGACAGCCAGCGCGGCTATTGCGAAGCCCAGCTCAAGCTGTTCGACGCCTGGTATGCCGACTGGTCGAAAGAGGCGGACGCCGCGCGCAAGCACGCCGCCTGA
- the nirK gene encoding copper-containing nitrite reductase: MKSTPRHASPGFRNSLRLATMAIIASFGIATAFAQGHGGHGARAPAPAKAPVAQAPAPAQAAPAQAAPAQAAPAPARPGTPTASTGTSYHTPHTFTLKTGIAGGRMVYIGVGGDIDGKVNPDLNVHEGELIQINLINGEGAEHDIVIDQYAARSSIVVGKNASSTFSFTAQKAGEFAYFCSIAGHRAAGMEGLVKVSVGSREAAASDGADIVRDPADLPGPIGQRPPRVVRVDLETAELVGTLNNGATYTYWTFNHKVPGPFVRVRVGDTVQVHLKNPENSVMMHSVDFHAATGPGGGAHATQTEPGKETIVTFKALKPGIYVYHCATPSVAHHITSGMYGLILVEPEGGLPRVDREFYVMQGELYTVDAFGGKGEQEMDYDKLISEKPEYFVFNGAVGSLTKTHPLYANAGETVRIYFGVGGPNFTSSFHVIGEIFDSVYTFGSVTSPPLTNVQTVTVPPGGATIVDFKIDRGGQYVLVDHALSRAERGLAGYLNVDGPENDDIMHEGPAKQ, translated from the coding sequence ATGAAAAGCACACCGCGACACGCAAGCCCGGGCTTCAGGAACAGCCTGCGCTTGGCGACGATGGCGATCATCGCGTCGTTCGGCATCGCGACGGCCTTCGCGCAGGGGCATGGCGGGCACGGCGCGCGCGCCCCGGCCCCCGCCAAGGCGCCGGTCGCCCAGGCGCCCGCCCCCGCCCAGGCGGCTCCCGCTCAGGCAGCGCCTGCCCAGGCGGCGCCCGCTCCGGCAAGGCCGGGCACCCCGACCGCGAGCACCGGCACCAGCTACCATACGCCGCATACCTTCACGCTCAAGACCGGCATCGCCGGCGGCCGCATGGTCTATATCGGCGTCGGCGGCGACATCGACGGCAAGGTCAATCCGGACCTCAACGTCCATGAGGGCGAGCTCATCCAGATCAACCTGATCAACGGCGAGGGCGCCGAGCATGACATCGTGATCGACCAATATGCCGCGCGCTCGTCGATCGTCGTCGGCAAGAACGCCTCCTCGACCTTTTCGTTCACCGCGCAGAAGGCCGGCGAGTTCGCCTATTTCTGCTCGATCGCCGGCCACCGTGCCGCCGGCATGGAGGGGCTGGTCAAGGTCTCGGTCGGCTCGCGTGAGGCAGCGGCCTCCGATGGCGCCGACATCGTCCGCGATCCGGCCGATCTGCCGGGCCCGATCGGCCAGCGGCCGCCCCGGGTCGTCCGGGTCGATCTCGAGACCGCGGAGCTCGTCGGCACGCTCAACAACGGCGCCACCTACACCTACTGGACCTTCAACCACAAGGTTCCGGGGCCGTTCGTGCGCGTGCGGGTCGGCGACACGGTCCAGGTTCATCTGAAGAACCCCGAGAACAGCGTGATGATGCACTCGGTCGACTTCCATGCGGCGACCGGCCCCGGCGGCGGCGCCCATGCGACGCAGACCGAGCCCGGCAAGGAGACCATCGTCACCTTCAAGGCGCTCAAGCCCGGCATCTATGTCTATCACTGCGCCACGCCCAGCGTCGCCCACCACATCACCAGCGGCATGTACGGCCTGATCTTGGTCGAGCCGGAAGGCGGTCTGCCGCGCGTCGACCGCGAGTTCTACGTGATGCAGGGCGAGCTCTACACCGTCGATGCCTTCGGCGGAAAGGGCGAGCAGGAGATGGATTACGACAAGCTGATCTCCGAGAAGCCGGAATATTTCGTCTTCAACGGTGCCGTCGGCTCGCTGACCAAGACGCATCCGCTCTACGCCAATGCCGGTGAGACCGTGCGCATCTACTTCGGCGTCGGCGGCCCGAACTTCACCTCGTCGTTCCACGTCATCGGGGAGATCTTCGACAGCGTCTACACCTTCGGCAGCGTGACCTCGCCGCCGCTGACCAATGTGCAGACCGTCACGGTTCCGCCCGGCGGCGCGACGATCGTCGATTTCAAGATCGACCGCGGCGGCCAGTATGTCCTCGTCGATCACGCGCTGTCGCGCGCCGAGCGGGGCCTCGCCGGCTATCTCAACGTCGACGGCCCGGAGAACGACGACATCATGCATGAAGGCCCCGCCAAGCAGTAA
- a CDS encoding hydrogen peroxide-inducible genes activator has protein sequence MITIRHLRYFAALAQHRHFGRAADACAISQPALSLQIKDLEEQLGAQLVERDHRQLHLTSLGEAFADRAQQIVRSVDELMDLARASGPSLTGRLRIGMIPTVAPYLLPAVIRRLSERFPAVELRPREAVTGKLTEDLINGGLDVAVMALPTSQPALQEHPLFDEEFVLVRPLTDRHRPPPGAESLSAMRLLLLEEGHCFRDQALAFCKMSPGLSQDPMEGSSLATLVRMVGAGMGVTLIPEMAVKAETAAVEVDIARLAAPRPSRRIGLVWRRTNPLAEHFVALSEIIGQEHDALRDGRASGEEEGGRHP, from the coding sequence ATGATAACAATCCGGCACCTGCGCTATTTCGCGGCGCTGGCACAGCACCGGCATTTCGGCCGCGCCGCCGATGCCTGCGCGATCAGCCAGCCCGCTCTGTCCTTGCAGATCAAGGATCTGGAGGAGCAGCTCGGCGCGCAGCTGGTCGAGCGCGACCACCGGCAGCTCCACCTCACGAGCCTCGGCGAGGCCTTTGCCGACAGGGCGCAGCAGATCGTGCGCTCGGTGGACGAGCTGATGGATCTGGCGCGGGCGTCGGGCCCGTCGCTCACCGGGCGGCTGCGCATCGGCATGATCCCGACGGTCGCGCCCTATCTGCTGCCGGCGGTGATCCGGCGGCTGAGCGAGCGTTTCCCGGCGGTCGAGCTGCGTCCGCGCGAGGCGGTGACCGGCAAGCTGACGGAGGACCTGATCAATGGCGGCCTCGACGTCGCGGTCATGGCGCTGCCGACATCGCAGCCCGCGCTGCAGGAACACCCCCTTTTCGACGAGGAGTTCGTCCTGGTCCGGCCGCTCACCGACCGGCACAGGCCGCCGCCGGGCGCCGAGAGCCTCAGCGCGATGCGGCTCCTGCTGCTCGAGGAAGGCCATTGCTTCCGCGACCAGGCGCTCGCCTTCTGCAAGATGAGCCCCGGCCTGTCGCAGGACCCGATGGAGGGCTCTTCGCTGGCGACGCTGGTGCGCATGGTCGGCGCCGGCATGGGCGTGACGCTGATCCCGGAGATGGCGGTCAAGGCGGAAACCGCGGCCGTGGAGGTCGACATCGCCCGGCTCGCGGCACCGCGCCCGTCGCGCCGCATCGGCCTGGTCTGGCGCAGGACGAATCCGCTCGCCGAGCATTTCGTCGCGCTCAGCGAGATCATCGGCCAGGAGCACGACGCCCTGCGCGACGGCCGCGCCTCAGGCGAGGAAGAAGGCGGCCGCCATCCCTAG
- a CDS encoding 4-hydroxyproline epimerase, whose protein sequence is MASHTFSCIDGHTCGNPVRLVSGGGPRLEGATMLEKRAHFLREFDWIRTGLMFEPRGHDMMSGSILYPPTRPDCDVAVLFIETSGCLPMCGHGTIGTITMGIENGLITPREPGRLSIDAPAGKVDISYRQEGRFVEEVRLTNVPGFLHAEGLTAEVEGLGEIVVDVAYGGNFYAIVEPQKNFRDMADHTAGELIGWSPKLRAALNAKYEFVHPEHPEIKGLSHIQWTGKATKPEAHARNAVFYGDKAIDRSPCGTGTSARMAQLAAKGKLAVGDAFVHESIIGSLFKGRVEAAATVADRPAIIPSIAGWARMTGYNTIFIDDRDPFAHGFVVA, encoded by the coding sequence ATGGCCAGCCATACCTTCTCCTGCATCGACGGGCACACCTGCGGCAATCCGGTGCGCCTGGTCTCCGGCGGCGGACCGCGGCTGGAAGGCGCCACCATGCTGGAGAAGCGCGCGCATTTCCTGCGCGAGTTCGACTGGATCCGCACCGGGCTGATGTTCGAGCCGCGCGGCCACGACATGATGTCGGGCTCGATCCTCTACCCGCCGACACGGCCCGACTGCGACGTCGCGGTGCTGTTCATCGAGACCTCGGGCTGCCTGCCGATGTGCGGCCACGGCACCATCGGCACCATCACCATGGGCATCGAGAACGGGCTGATCACCCCGCGCGAGCCAGGCCGGCTCTCGATCGACGCGCCGGCCGGCAAGGTCGATATCAGCTATCGCCAGGAGGGCCGCTTCGTCGAGGAGGTGCGCCTGACCAACGTGCCGGGCTTCCTCCATGCCGAGGGGCTGACGGCCGAGGTCGAGGGGCTCGGCGAGATCGTCGTCGACGTCGCCTATGGCGGCAATTTCTACGCCATCGTCGAGCCGCAGAAGAATTTCCGCGACATGGCCGACCATACCGCCGGCGAGCTGATCGGCTGGTCGCCGAAGCTGCGCGCCGCGCTCAACGCGAAATACGAATTCGTCCACCCCGAGCACCCCGAGATCAAGGGGCTCAGCCATATCCAGTGGACCGGCAAAGCGACGAAGCCTGAGGCCCATGCCCGCAACGCGGTGTTCTACGGCGACAAGGCGATCGACCGCTCGCCCTGCGGCACCGGCACCTCGGCCCGCATGGCCCAGCTCGCCGCCAAGGGCAAGCTCGCGGTCGGCGACGCGTTCGTGCACGAATCGATCATCGGCTCGCTGTTCAAGGGCCGCGTCGAGGCGGCGGCGACCGTGGCGGACCGCCCGGCGATCATCCCCTCCATCGCCGGCTGGGCGCGGATGACCGGCTACAACACCATCTTCATCGACGACCGCGACCCCTTCGCCCACGGCTTCGTCGTCGCCTGA
- a CDS encoding GntR family transcriptional regulator, translating to MATVKTPATAIPERRRGSGVKFVYDLLRDEILDLVLPPGSPIDEVQLAERFQMSRTPIREALVRLAGEGLIDTLPNRSTMVASLDFLNMAPFFDALTLMYRVTTQLAAQNHRREDLAAIRARQAEFAAAVKAQDALAMIATNAAFHAAIAEAGRNPYFNGLFSRLLDEGRRFLRLYYQSYDDRLPQRFVDEHEAMIAAIVARDTALADSLGKAHAEQIIQQIQKLMLGEERLDIAL from the coding sequence ATGGCCACCGTGAAGACCCCGGCAACCGCCATCCCAGAGCGCAGGCGCGGCTCGGGGGTGAAGTTCGTCTACGATCTGCTGCGCGACGAGATCCTCGATCTCGTCCTGCCGCCCGGCAGCCCGATCGACGAGGTCCAGCTCGCCGAGCGCTTCCAGATGTCGCGCACCCCGATCCGCGAGGCGCTGGTCAGGCTGGCGGGCGAGGGGCTGATCGACACGCTGCCGAACCGCTCGACGATGGTCGCCAGTCTCGACTTCCTCAACATGGCGCCCTTCTTCGACGCGCTGACGCTGATGTACCGGGTGACGACCCAGCTCGCCGCACAGAACCACAGGCGGGAGGATCTGGCGGCGATCCGGGCCCGGCAGGCTGAATTCGCCGCCGCGGTGAAGGCGCAGGACGCGCTGGCGATGATCGCCACCAACGCCGCCTTCCATGCCGCGATCGCGGAGGCCGGGCGCAACCCCTATTTCAACGGCCTGTTCAGCCGCCTCCTCGACGAGGGCCGCCGCTTCCTCAGGCTCTACTACCAGTCCTATGACGACCGGCTGCCGCAGCGCTTCGTCGACGAGCACGAGGCGATGATCGCCGCGATCGTGGCCCGCGACACCGCGCTCGCCGACAGCCTCGGCAAAGCCCACGCCGAACAGATCATCCAGCAGATCCAGAAGCTTATGCTCGGCGAGGAAAGGCTCGACATCGCCCTCTGA
- the katG gene encoding catalase/peroxidase HPI — MDGVDVKTTGKCPVMHGGMTRTGSSVTNWWPNALNLDILHQHDTKTNPLGAGFNYREELKKLDVAALKRDLRALMTDSKAWWPADWGSYVGTMARMSWHAAGTYRISDGRGGAGTGNQRFAPLNSWPDNANTDKPRRLLWPIKKKYGNRVSWADLIALAGTIAYEVAGLKTFGFAFGREDIWHPEKDIYWGDEKEWLAPSDARYGDLADAKTLANPLAAVQMGLIYVNPEGVNGKPDPLKTAAMMRETFARMAMNDEETVALTAGGHTIGKGHGNGTAASLSPAPESGAIEDQGLGWLVQGKRGIGRDTMVSGIEGAWTTHPTRWDNGFFEMLFGHEWELRKSPAGAWQWEPVAIADKDKPADVEDESIRHNPMMTDADMALKVDPVYREISLRFLNDFEAFSDTFARAWFKLTHRDLGPKSRYLGPDVPAEELIWQDPVPVGRSDYDVAAVRAKIAASGLSTADLVATAWDSARTFRGSDKRGGTDGARIRLAPQKDWAGNEPARLARVLAVLEPIAAESGASVADVIVLAGNLGVEQAAKAAGFTVSVPFVPGRGDATDAQTDAASFAPLEPLADGFRNWQKEEYAVTPEEMLLDRAQLLGLTAAEMTVLLGGMRVIGTNHGGTKHGVFTDRVGALTSDFFVNLTDMNYAWVPTSYGLYEIRDRATGAVKWTASRVDLVFGSNSVLRAYAEVYAQDDNAGKLVDDFVAAWAKVMNADRA, encoded by the coding sequence ATGGACGGTGTTGACGTGAAGACGACCGGAAAATGCCCGGTCATGCATGGCGGGATGACCCGGACCGGCAGCTCCGTCACCAATTGGTGGCCGAATGCGCTGAACCTCGACATCCTCCACCAGCACGACACCAAGACCAATCCGCTGGGTGCTGGCTTCAACTATCGCGAGGAGCTGAAGAAGCTCGATGTCGCGGCGCTGAAGCGCGATCTGCGCGCGCTGATGACCGACAGCAAGGCGTGGTGGCCGGCCGACTGGGGCAGCTATGTCGGCACCATGGCCCGGATGAGCTGGCATGCCGCCGGCACCTACCGCATCTCGGACGGGCGCGGCGGCGCCGGCACCGGCAACCAGCGCTTCGCGCCGCTGAACTCCTGGCCGGACAACGCCAACACCGACAAGCCGCGCCGCCTGCTCTGGCCGATCAAGAAGAAATACGGCAACCGCGTGAGCTGGGCCGACCTGATCGCGCTCGCCGGCACGATCGCCTATGAGGTCGCCGGCCTGAAGACCTTCGGCTTCGCCTTCGGCCGCGAGGACATCTGGCATCCCGAGAAGGACATCTACTGGGGCGACGAGAAGGAGTGGCTGGCGCCGAGCGACGCCCGCTATGGCGACCTCGCCGACGCCAAGACGCTGGCGAACCCGCTCGCCGCCGTGCAGATGGGCCTGATCTACGTCAATCCGGAAGGCGTGAACGGCAAGCCGGACCCGCTGAAGACCGCCGCGATGATGCGCGAGACCTTCGCCCGCATGGCGATGAACGACGAGGAGACGGTGGCGCTGACCGCCGGCGGCCACACCATCGGCAAGGGCCACGGCAACGGCACCGCCGCTTCGCTGAGCCCCGCGCCGGAGAGTGGTGCGATCGAGGACCAGGGCCTCGGCTGGCTGGTCCAGGGCAAGCGCGGTATCGGCCGCGACACCATGGTCAGCGGCATCGAGGGCGCCTGGACCACCCATCCGACCCGCTGGGACAACGGCTTCTTCGAGATGCTGTTCGGCCATGAATGGGAGCTGCGCAAGTCGCCGGCCGGCGCCTGGCAGTGGGAGCCGGTCGCGATCGCCGACAAGGACAAGCCGGCGGATGTGGAGGATGAGTCGATCCGCCACAACCCGATGATGACCGACGCCGACATGGCACTGAAGGTCGATCCGGTCTATCGCGAGATCTCGCTGCGCTTCCTCAACGATTTCGAGGCGTTCTCCGACACCTTCGCCCGCGCCTGGTTCAAGCTGACCCATCGCGACCTCGGGCCGAAGTCGCGCTATCTCGGCCCGGATGTCCCGGCCGAGGAGCTGATCTGGCAGGATCCGGTCCCGGTCGGCCGCAGCGACTACGACGTCGCCGCCGTCAGGGCGAAGATCGCCGCGAGCGGGCTTTCGACCGCCGATCTGGTCGCGACCGCCTGGGACAGCGCCCGCACCTTCCGCGGCTCCGACAAGCGCGGCGGCACGGACGGCGCCCGCATCCGCCTCGCGCCGCAGAAGGACTGGGCCGGCAACGAGCCGGCGCGGCTGGCGCGCGTGCTCGCGGTGCTGGAGCCGATCGCGGCGGAAAGCGGCGCGAGCGTCGCCGACGTCATCGTGCTCGCCGGCAATCTCGGCGTCGAGCAGGCGGCGAAGGCGGCTGGCTTCACGGTGAGCGTGCCCTTCGTGCCCGGCCGCGGCGACGCGACCGATGCGCAGACGGATGCGGCCTCCTTCGCCCCGCTGGAGCCGCTGGCCGACGGTTTCCGCAACTGGCAGAAGGAAGAATATGCAGTCACGCCCGAGGAGATGCTGCTCGACCGGGCGCAGCTTCTCGGCCTGACGGCGGCGGAGATGACGGTGCTTCTCGGCGGCATGCGCGTGATCGGCACCAACCATGGCGGCACGAAGCACGGCGTGTTCACCGACCGCGTCGGCGCGCTGACCAGCGACTTCTTCGTCAACCTAACCGACATGAACTACGCCTGGGTCCCGACCTCCTACGGCCTCTACGAGATCCGCGACCGGGCGACCGGCGCGGTGAAGTGGACCGCAAGCCGCGTCGACCTCGTCTTCGGCTCGAACTCGGTGCTGCGCGCCTATGCCGAGGTCTATGCCCAGGACGACAACGCCGGCAAGCTGGTCGACGATTTCGTCGCCGCCTGGGCGAAGGTGATGAACGCCGATCGCGCCTGA
- a CDS encoding PAS domain-containing protein yields MDTENVGTRPKLPVVDAEVPFAFEELFFSRTDWRGVIQAGNTVFQRVSIYDWNELFQKPHNVIRHPDMPKAVFWLLWDMIKRGEPVGAYVKNRAKDGRYYWVFAIVTPIEGGYLSVRLKPSSPIFTAIVQEYASLLAAVPDSKAGAKAGVEVLSRRLSALGFDDYASFMAAALSQEIAARDQRLGRRPDAAIACFDELLTAAKSLLKQADLIFEAYARSEYVPINLRVQAAHLGQSGTVIDTISSNYNLISTEIRNNMDRFIASAASVLKTINDGLFLLCTATIQREAEEQFRREIALSQDAGGGDRDAEMRLLEAQRSHYREKTIDGLAAINDRAGSFRRDCAEMKRLAAGLEVTRIMGKMESARLAVVKDGLNELIDDLEAFQTTITENLKEIDTNNQNIQVKARKLATLVDGLAIEAA; encoded by the coding sequence ATGGATACAGAAAACGTCGGGACGCGCCCGAAGCTGCCGGTCGTCGATGCCGAGGTTCCCTTCGCATTCGAGGAGCTGTTCTTCTCGCGGACCGATTGGCGCGGTGTCATCCAGGCTGGCAACACGGTGTTCCAACGGGTCAGCATCTATGACTGGAACGAGCTCTTCCAGAAGCCGCACAATGTCATCCGGCACCCCGATATGCCGAAAGCCGTGTTCTGGCTGCTCTGGGACATGATCAAGCGCGGCGAGCCGGTCGGCGCCTATGTGAAGAACCGGGCGAAGGATGGCCGCTATTATTGGGTCTTCGCGATCGTGACGCCGATCGAGGGCGGCTATCTCTCGGTGCGGTTGAAACCCAGCAGCCCGATCTTTACGGCAATCGTCCAGGAATACGCGTCGCTGCTCGCGGCGGTCCCCGACAGCAAGGCCGGCGCCAAGGCCGGCGTCGAAGTCCTGTCGCGGCGGCTTTCCGCCCTCGGCTTCGATGACTACGCTTCCTTCATGGCCGCGGCCTTGAGCCAGGAGATCGCCGCGCGCGATCAGCGCCTGGGCCGTCGGCCGGATGCCGCGATCGCCTGTTTCGACGAGTTGCTGACGGCGGCGAAATCGCTCCTGAAGCAGGCCGATCTGATCTTCGAGGCTTATGCCCGCAGCGAATACGTGCCGATCAACCTGCGCGTCCAGGCCGCCCATCTCGGCCAGTCCGGAACGGTCATCGACACCATCTCCAGCAACTACAACCTGATTTCGACCGAGATCCGGAACAACATGGATCGCTTCATCGCGTCGGCTGCGAGCGTGCTCAAGACGATCAACGACGGGCTGTTCCTGCTCTGCACCGCGACGATCCAGCGTGAGGCGGAGGAGCAGTTCCGCCGGGAGATCGCGCTGTCGCAGGATGCCGGCGGGGGAGATCGCGACGCGGAAATGCGGCTTCTCGAAGCCCAGCGGAGCCATTATCGCGAGAAGACGATCGATGGCCTCGCCGCCATCAACGATCGGGCCGGGAGCTTCCGGCGCGACTGTGCCGAGATGAAGCGCCTCGCCGCCGGCCTCGAGGTGACGCGGATCATGGGCAAGATGGAGAGCGCGCGCCTGGCCGTCGTCAAGGACGGGTTGAACGAGCTGATCGACGACCTGGAAGCGTTCCAGACGACGATCACCGAGAACCTGAAGGAGATCGACACCAACAACCAGAATATCCAGGTGAAGGCGCGCAAGCTCGCCACGCTGGTGGATGGGCTCGCCATAGAGGCCGCCTGA
- a CDS encoding sulfite exporter TauE/SafE family protein: protein MESNIVLVVAGLAAGALNAVAGGGTFLSFPALVWIGVPPITANATATLAALPGYVGSAWGFRKDIRAGGPIGMGWTIAMAALGGLLGALLLLVTPKETFSALVPWLLLGATVVFAAGPALVQRVLRQGGGLPMLPALLLLLAVSIYGGYFNGGLGIMLLAAFGFVGLTDLHEMNGLKSLMSAVLSTVSVATYAAAGLIEWRSALVLGVSCALGGFIGAQLARRITNMLALRIFITLVGLGMAAAFFLA from the coding sequence ATGGAATCGAACATCGTTCTCGTCGTCGCGGGTCTGGCAGCCGGAGCGCTGAATGCCGTTGCCGGAGGCGGCACCTTCCTGTCCTTCCCGGCGCTGGTCTGGATCGGCGTGCCGCCGATCACGGCCAACGCCACCGCGACGCTCGCGGCGCTGCCCGGCTATGTCGGCAGCGCCTGGGGCTTCCGGAAGGATATCCGTGCGGGTGGCCCGATCGGCATGGGCTGGACGATCGCGATGGCCGCGCTCGGCGGGCTTCTCGGCGCGCTCCTGCTGCTGGTGACGCCGAAGGAGACGTTCTCGGCGCTGGTGCCCTGGCTGCTGCTGGGGGCGACCGTGGTCTTCGCCGCCGGCCCCGCTTTGGTGCAGCGCGTGTTGCGGCAGGGCGGCGGCCTGCCGATGCTGCCGGCGTTGCTGCTGTTGCTCGCCGTGTCGATCTATGGCGGCTATTTCAACGGCGGCCTCGGGATCATGCTGCTCGCCGCCTTCGGCTTCGTCGGCCTCACCGACCTGCACGAGATGAACGGGCTGAAGAGCCTGATGTCGGCGGTCCTGTCGACCGTCTCGGTCGCGACCTATGCCGCCGCCGGGCTGATCGAGTGGCGCTCCGCCCTCGTGCTCGGGGTGTCCTGCGCGCTCGGCGGCTTCATCGGGGCGCAGCTGGCGCGGCGCATCACCAACATGCTGGCGCTGCGCATCTTCATCACGCTCGTCGGGCTAGGGATGGCGGCCGCCTTCTTCCTCGCCTGA